The Pseudodesulfovibrio sp. JC047 genome contains the following window.
AGTCCTGCGCCACTCGGAATGAAAATCTTGCTCATGTATACGCTCCTCCCCTCGCCTTGGACGAAGGTCTTGTTGTTAACTTCGGTGCAGGCTACACGAAGATGACGGCATAAGGCAAACACGAAGACCATTCCTCTGCCGATTTCGACCATTGACCGATTCCATGGTTGCGCCTTTGGCGCATGGAGTGCTAAATCCAACCCATGCTTGAAAATTTCAGGAGATACAATGTTACTCGGAATTGACGTTGGCGGCACCCATACCGATGCTGTGGCCATGGACCTGAGTCAGGGAGTTCAAGTGGTCGCGTCTTGCAAGGTGCCCACTCGGCACGAGGATCTGCTGTCCTCGGTTACAGAGGCCCTGAAAACGATACTGTCCCGCATAGGCGACACCTCGGTATCGCAACTCAACCTGTCAACCACATTGTCCACCAATGCCATTGTTCAGGGGAAAACCGAAGAGGTGGGCGTCATCGTCACGTCCGGTCCCGGCATTGATCCGCACAACTTCATGCCATGCAAAAATTTTCATGTCATCGAAGGGTCCATTGATCACCGTGGCAACGAAGTCCGAGCCGTCTCCATCGCCCATCTGGTCGAGGCCATCGAGTCCTGTCGAAAAAACGGCATCCAGACCTTTGCCGCTGTCGGCAAATTCTCGACCAGAAACCCGCGCCACGAAAATTTCATCCGCCGCATGGTCTGCGACATCAAGGAAGACGATGCCTGCGATGTGACGGATTTTGTCACGGTCGGGCACCAACTCGGCGGAGCACTCAACTTTCCACGCCGGGTCGCCACCGCCTATTTCAACTGCGCGGTCTGGCGGCTCTACAACGAATTTGCCACAGCCGTGGAAAACGCCCTGGCTGAAATGGGACTTGGTCACGTCACCGTGAACATGCTCAAGGCGGACGGTGGCACCATGCCACTCCAGCAATCACGCACCATGCCAGTCCAATCCATTTTTTCCGGTCCCGCCGCCTCCGTGATGGGCATCATTGCCCTGACCGACATTTTTCACGACTCAGTCATTCTCGACATCGGCGGCACCACCACGGATATCGCGGTCTTTGCCGACGGTGC
Protein-coding sequences here:
- a CDS encoding hydantoinase/oxoprolinase family protein yields the protein MLLGIDVGGTHTDAVAMDLSQGVQVVASCKVPTRHEDLLSSVTEALKTILSRIGDTSVSQLNLSTTLSTNAIVQGKTEEVGVIVTSGPGIDPHNFMPCKNFHVIEGSIDHRGNEVRAVSIAHLVEAIESCRKNGIQTFAAVGKFSTRNPRHENFIRRMVCDIKEDDACDVTDFVTVGHQLGGALNFPRRVATAYFNCAVWRLYNEFATAVENALAEMGLGHVTVNMLKADGGTMPLQQSRTMPVQSIFSGPAASVMGIIALTDIFHDSVILDIGGTTTDIAVFADGAPLIEREGISIGSHPTLVTALKVHSIGIGGDSAISIMGDDIRVGPSRVGPSVCMGGEQVTLTDALNCEGIAAVGDVAASKQAMTAFATHHSIPEDVLARKAVAHAADAIYTATRSLIDEINSKPVYTIHELLDAKKIVPKKVYLMGGPAQALKNELFQRFQVSTEVPDNYDVANAIGAALTRTTWELELFADTQRHVMFIPTLSYRENIPTSYDLSDAKKDAVNQLTMQLDSMGVFLQPEDAQITHASSFNMIEGSNQVGKNIRVKCQVRPGVIKTLAGRK